A stretch of the Actinoalloteichus fjordicus genome encodes the following:
- a CDS encoding YchJ family protein, translating to MIRACPCGLGEPFADCCALLHAGSRRAATAEQLMRSRYSAFAVGDTAYLLRTWHSSRRPTELSLDPEQRWIRLDILGRTGGGPFDSEGTVRFRAHYRLPGHAGSLTENSRFRRTDGSWFYVDGDHD from the coding sequence GTGATTCGGGCATGCCCGTGCGGGCTCGGCGAGCCGTTCGCCGACTGTTGCGCGCTGCTGCACGCGGGCAGCCGTCGAGCGGCCACGGCCGAGCAGCTCATGCGCTCGCGATACTCGGCCTTCGCCGTCGGCGACACCGCCTACCTGCTGCGGACCTGGCATTCCTCGCGCCGTCCGACCGAGCTCAGTCTCGATCCCGAGCAACGCTGGATTCGCCTCGACATCCTCGGCCGCACCGGCGGCGGACCGTTCGACAGCGAAGGGACCGTACGTTTCCGGGCGCACTACCGGCTGCCCGGGCACGCGGGGTCGCTCACCGAGAACAGCCGCTTCCGGCGCACCGACGGCTCCTGGTTCTACGTCGACGGCGATCACGACTGA
- a CDS encoding ABC transporter ATP-binding protein translates to MTTVVRAEGLRKSFGAFAALDGLDLAVSEGEVHGFLGPNGAGKSTTIRVLLGLYRPNGGEVLLFGESPWQRPADLHRRLAYVPGDVNLWPSLTGGEAIDLLIRLRGASPQGSQRERLIEAFEFDPTKRIRTYSKGNRQKVALIAAFALPAELYILDEPTSGLDPLMARRFQREVARVAAEGSSVLLSSHILAEVEEVADRISIIRNGRRVETGTLRELRHLTRTEYSIPATLAPEHAERLEPFTHDWAASDGRTTFAVEPADTGHVLALLAEAGVPGLTAQPPSLEELFLRHYSDDHRADGNSGAGRR, encoded by the coding sequence ATGACCACAGTGGTGCGGGCCGAGGGCCTGCGGAAGTCGTTCGGCGCGTTCGCCGCGCTCGACGGGCTGGATCTGGCGGTGTCCGAAGGTGAGGTCCACGGTTTCCTCGGGCCGAACGGTGCGGGGAAGTCGACGACGATCCGGGTGCTCTTAGGCCTGTACCGGCCCAACGGCGGCGAGGTGCTGCTGTTCGGCGAGAGTCCGTGGCAGCGCCCGGCGGATCTGCACCGCCGACTGGCGTACGTGCCCGGCGACGTGAACCTGTGGCCGTCGTTGACCGGCGGCGAGGCGATCGACCTGCTCATCCGGCTGCGCGGCGCCTCGCCACAGGGGTCGCAGCGCGAGCGGCTGATCGAGGCGTTCGAGTTCGATCCGACCAAACGCATCCGGACCTACTCCAAGGGCAACCGGCAGAAGGTCGCGCTGATCGCGGCGTTCGCACTGCCTGCCGAGCTGTACATCCTGGACGAACCGACCTCGGGCCTGGACCCGCTGATGGCGCGACGCTTCCAGCGGGAGGTCGCCAGAGTCGCCGCCGAGGGCTCCTCAGTCCTGTTGTCCAGTCACATCCTGGCCGAGGTCGAGGAGGTCGCCGACCGCATCTCGATCATCCGCAACGGCAGGCGGGTGGAGACCGGGACGTTGCGGGAGCTGCGGCACCTGACCCGCACCGAGTACTCGATCCCCGCCACGCTGGCGCCAGAGCACGCCGAGCGGCTCGAACCGTTCACCCACGACTGGGCGGCGAGCGACGGCCGAACCACCTTCGCCGTCGAACCCGCCGACACGGGACACGTCCTTGCGCTCCTCGCCGAGGCGGGGGTGCCCGGTCTGACGGCTCAGCCGCCGTCTCTGGAAGAGCTGTTCCTGCGTCACTACAGCGACGACCACCGTGCCGACGGGAACTCCGGGGCAGGTCGGCGGTGA
- a CDS encoding helix-turn-helix domain-containing protein produces the protein MNRLSDLGDFLRTRRAQLRPEQLDLVDYGGRRRVPGLRREELAQLAGISVSYYIRLEQGHDVNASDSVLDALASALRLTPEEHTHLYSLTRAEPRPRARATPERVRESIRVVVDSLEHLPALVLGRFGDVLVWNRLAHSLLAGHLPFDSVRRAADRPNWPRMLFLDPQVRELFCDWEAKSRDTVADLRMIAGSHADAARLAELVGELSRKSSEFRALWSAHSVQRCAFHDRRFHHPVVGELTLTDELMTLPDDDGQRLILFHARPGSSSAAALTLLAELSMKGVERLPPQEADHR, from the coding sequence ATGAACCGGCTCAGCGACCTCGGTGACTTCCTCCGCACCAGACGCGCACAGTTGCGACCCGAGCAGCTCGACCTGGTGGACTACGGTGGCCGTCGCCGGGTCCCGGGCCTGCGCCGAGAAGAACTGGCCCAGCTCGCCGGTATCAGCGTCAGCTACTACATCCGGTTGGAGCAGGGGCACGACGTCAACGCCTCCGACTCGGTGCTGGACGCGCTGGCGAGCGCACTGCGACTCACTCCGGAGGAGCACACTCACCTGTACAGCCTCACCCGTGCCGAACCGCGCCCCCGTGCTCGGGCCACGCCGGAACGGGTGCGCGAGAGCATCAGAGTCGTCGTCGACTCCCTGGAGCACCTGCCCGCGCTGGTCCTCGGTCGGTTCGGTGACGTGCTCGTCTGGAATCGGCTCGCCCACTCGCTCCTCGCCGGGCATCTCCCCTTCGATTCGGTCCGCCGCGCAGCCGATCGACCGAACTGGCCTCGGATGCTCTTCCTCGACCCGCAGGTCCGGGAGCTGTTCTGCGACTGGGAGGCGAAGTCGCGCGACACCGTCGCGGATCTGAGAATGATCGCGGGCAGCCATGCCGATGCCGCGAGGCTCGCCGAACTCGTCGGCGAGCTGTCGAGGAAGAGCAGCGAGTTCCGCGCTCTCTGGTCGGCGCACTCGGTACAACGGTGCGCATTTCACGACCGGCGCTTCCACCATCCGGTCGTCGGAGAACTGACCCTCACCGACGAGCTGATGACGCTGCCCGACGACGACGGTCAGCGCCTCATCCTGTTCCACGCCCGGCCCGGTTCCTCCTCGGCAGCCGCGCTGACTCTGCTCGCGGAGCTCTCGATGAAGGGAGTCGAGCGACTGCCACCGCAGGAGGCCGACCACCGGTGA